One Hermetia illucens chromosome 4, iHerIll2.2.curated.20191125, whole genome shotgun sequence DNA segment encodes these proteins:
- the LOC119654849 gene encoding uncharacterized protein LOC119654849, whose product MKTNVLPLILIVQIYGSTVHSNLVDAAYRNKGNGRYNYGYSIKFDRRNASQGHVEQRNGGQTLGNFFVNLPNSAAHSEVDYIANKRGFHPIVRINTKDAHSQVSSHFALGKEAVEVLKELNEHSKSPELAPNKLLTNEVLQEQPTLYVTAPVTEEESTTKPIDNERISKLVTSTYNLVSNEDVFDINGAAEEYFDDISDDRLKKVNFVDKRINDGFAHFARPIVVEEIITNNLPRTAARSLRSDEQEIVISPTKNNVSLVSHAASTGNINIEVLDENSEFRNFGDRISPKQSNVTSVVNVMYTVSVHDPSANGKQLDQEVAENSKVLEFNETRNDLEATSTVGLSESFLAPLQAGLLLLNDQTDVKASEEFEDNILSDSIQNNQQVPNNIETLSEPPPVDEKELDFEEERDTILPPTTLVESYRSAPVIEIIEKGVENNASTKVSDQTYIHAVETHEDNESIFKDNINTETGIKGDFNASLNSPEGPTGIFKPSIRTEDAERLSQIRENVFRPMRPHNPPPYQFGGGVTIFPPIPIVPLPVPISFRVPGNSYHFVQTHHYPPNFVQNENCVNCLHKVVKDDYYGPVPPINEYSLWNTVNSRHQRQLTSGNHPKMEYGFKPPLRPSIEINEQGLPLVKNHH is encoded by the exons ATGAAAACGAATGTGTTACCATTGATTTTGATTGTACAAATTTATGGATCAACTGTGCATTCAAATTTAGTGGACGCTGCCTACAGGAATAAG GGTAATGGCCGTTACAATTACGGCTACTCGATAAAATTCGACCGAAGAAATGCATCACAAGGTCATGTCGAACAAAGAAATGGGGGCCAAACGCTAGGaaatttctttgtaaatttACCAAATTCTGCAGCCCACTCTGAAGTTGACTACATTGCCAACAAGCGAGGTTTCCATCCAATTGTCAG AATAAATACAAAAGATGCTCATAGTCAGGTTTCAAGCCACTTCGCTCTAGGGAAGGAAGCTGTTGAAGTCCTGAAAGAACTGAATGAACATTCAAAGAGCCCAGAATTGGCCCCCAATAAATTGCTAACGAATGAGGTTTTGCAGGAACAGCCTACCCTTTATGTTACAGCTCCTGTGACTGAAGAAGAAAGCACCACTAAGCCAATAGACAACGAAAGGATTTCAAAACTAGTTACCAGCACCTACAACTTGGTTTCAAATGAGGATGTCTTTGATATAAATGGGGCTGCTGAGGAGTATTTCGATGACATCAGTGATGACCGATTGAAGAAAGTCAATTTCGTTGATAAACGCATAAATGATGGTTTCGCTCATTTCGCACGACCTATTGTCGTTgaagaaataataacaaataattTACCCCGAACTGCAGCAAGATCGTTAAGGTCTGATGAACAGGAAATTGTCATCTCTCCTACGAAGAACAACGTATCTCTGGTATCACATGCAGCTTCTACAGGGAACATCAACATCGAAGTTCTGGACGAGAACAGCGAATTCCGGAACTTTGGTGATAGAATCAGCCCGAAACAATCGAATGTAACCTCCGTGGTAAACGTGATGTACACGGTAAGTGTACATGATCCATCAGctaacggaaaacaacttgatcAAGAAGTAGCGGAAAATTCGAAAGTCTTAGAATTCAACGAAACTAGAAATGATCTCGAAGCAACTTCGACTGTAGGCTTATCAGAGTCGTTTTTGGCCCCACTACAAGCCGGTTTGCTACTTCTTAATGATCAGACAGACGTAAAAGCGTCTGAAGAATTTGAAGACAATATCCTTTCAGATTCTATTCAAAATAACCAACAAGTTCCTAATAATATTGAAACTTTAAGCGAACCTCCTCCGGTTGACGAAAAAGAGTTAgattttgaagaagaaagagaCACAATACTGCCCCCAACCACATTAGTTGAGTCCTACCGTTCAGCTCCTGTCATTGAGATAATCGAAAAAGGGGTGGAAAACAATGCATCTACCAAAGTGAGCGATCAAACTTACATCCATGCTGTCGAAACTCATGAAGATAATGAAAGCATTTTCAAGGATAATATCAATACAGAAACTGGAATAaaaggtgatttcaatgcctcACTAAATAGCCCAGAAGGTCCTACCGGCATTTTCAAACCAAGCATTCGCACGGAGGATGCTGAGCGGCTATCACAAATCAGAGAAAACGTTTTTCGACCAATGCGACCACATAATCCTCCACCCTATCAATTTGGAGGTGGTGTCACCATCTTTCCCCCAATACCTATTGTACCCCTGCCAGTCCCGATTTCTTTTCGGGTTCCAGGCAATTCCTACCATTTCGTCCAAACCCACCACTATCCACCGAATTTTGTTCAAAATGAG AACTGTGTGAATTGCTTACACAAAGTTGTTAAAGATGACTACTACGGACCAGTGCCACCAATAAACGAATACTCTCTTTGGAATACTGTGAATTCTCGTCAC